From Scomber scombrus chromosome 21, fScoSco1.1, whole genome shotgun sequence, one genomic window encodes:
- the cfap119 gene encoding coiled-coil domain-containing protein 189 → MDTAAKQRRPKSREMHQVPQALKAKVMLWTDVSYHDMEEIDKKQSIPDLESALCSVFGVDLPEPRRGVLLELYVQTVLFCRECSFKKEQTSALLSIIKSIHGTNIETSLNNIEQCFEYYKELLLCHSVRRPPFSINLFSSEEVNCIFNYIHNSYMRHYKLYKYIFTPQVKLDLSLSYCGIPVQDMKDSSAPGSKYELKALIEQEVREQMMLVSGQLDQRVKEIADQHNSALHSVQPNHKAKK, encoded by the exons ATGGATACAGCTGCCAAGCAGCGGCGGCCAAAGAGCCGAGAAATGCACCAG GTACCACAGGCCTTAAAAGCTAAAGTCATGCTATG GACAGATGTAAGCTACCATGACATGGAGGAGATTGACAAAAAGCAGTCCATTCCTGATCTGGAGAG CGCTCTATGCAGTGTTTTCGGAGTTGACCTTCCTGAACCCAGAAGAGGAGTTCTGCTTGAGTTGTATGTCCAGACTGTGCTTTTTTGCAGAGAGTGTAGCTTCAAAAAAGAACAGACCTCTGCTCTCCTGTCCATCATCAAGTCCATTCATGGGACTAACATAG AAACATCACTCAACAACATAGAACAGTGTTTTGAATACTACAAGGAGCTTCTGCTCTGTCACTCAGTCAGG CGACCTCCTTTTAGTATCAACCTCTTCAGCTCTGAGGAGGTGAACTGCATCTTTAACTACATCCACAACAGCTACATGAGACACTATAAACTCTACAAATATATTTTCACTCCACAG GTCAAACTTGATCTGTCTTTGTCTTACTGTGGGATTCCAGTTCAGGATATGAAGGATTCTTCTGCTCCAg GTTCCAAATATGAACTGAAGGCGCTGATTGAACAAGAAGTCAGAGAGCAGATGATGCTTGTGTCTGGACAACTAGATCAGCGAGTGAAAGAAATTGCAGATCAACACAACAGCGCACTACATTCTGTGCAGCCCAACCACAAGGCCAAAAAATAA
- the si:dkey-220f10.4 gene encoding LOW QUALITY PROTEIN: tubby protein homolog (The sequence of the model RefSeq protein was modified relative to this genomic sequence to represent the inferred CDS: inserted 1 base in 1 codon): MEDPDIRQQKLDNQRTLLMKKQQKKRADSQMVVANRDARQKKGKHKTVKSDETPLLICQSLSNTSLSDQVEYAHDNPLDEITLGECDMTAAFTLDEMPAEKPVIPKTMNMEIDKEPEVKCEVENEAQVEGEKTKKKEKKEQVKPRCQISDEHRDEEIQEKEKKERKTTKGEKTTPSLASLNSNYRENSSSSSDSIERSISPISVEDLEKFALRPAPKNMTIQCRVTRDRSGVEKGIYPTYYLHMEKEDGKRVFLMAGRKRKKCKTSNYLISTDLTNMSRDTTCYIGKLRSNVLGTKFTVYDXGENPEKKPFVKECESVRQELAAICYETNVLGFKGPRKMTVIIPGMLENGERVSIRPKNDLETLLVCHANSNTDKLITLMNKSPSWNEQTQSYVLNFHGRVTQASVKNFQIIHPDNDDYIVMQFGRVAENVFSMDYSFPLCALQAFAITLSSFDGKLACE; the protein is encoded by the exons ATGGAGGACCCCGATATACGACAACAGAAGCTGGACAATCAG AGAACCCTGTTGATGAAGAAGCAGCAAAAGAAGCGGGCAGATTCTCAAATGGTGGTAGCCAATCGGGATGCTCGccaaaagaaaggaaaacataaaACTGTCAAATCAGATGAGACGCCTCTTCTGATCTGCCAATCCCTGAGCAACACCTCCTTGAGTG ATCAAGTTGAATACGCTCATGATAACCCGCTGGATGAGATCACgctgggtgaatgtgacatgacAGCAGCCTTTACGTTAGATGAGATGCCTGCAGAGAAGCCTGTTATTccaaaaacaatgaacatgGAGATTGACAAAGAGCCTGAAGTGAAATGTGAAGTGGAGAATGAAGCCCAGgtggagggagaaaaaacaaagaagaaagagaaaaaagaacaagtcAAAC CAAGGTGCCAAATAAGCGATGAGCACAGAGACGAGGAAATccaggagaaggagaaaaaagaaagaaagacaaccAAAGGAGAGAAAACTACGCCAAGTCTAGCTTCCCTTAACTCCAACTACAGGGAGAATTCATCCTCAAGCAGTGACTCGATTGAAAGA TCAATATCTCCAATATCAGTGGAGGATCTTGAGAAGTTTGCGTTGCGCCCTGCCCCCAAAAACATGACGATCCAGTGTCGGGTCACCAGGGACAGGAGCGGCGTGGAGAAGGGCATTTACCCAACTTACTACCTCCACATGGAGAAGGAGGATGGCAAAAGG GTGTTTCTAATGGCgggcagaaaaagaaagaagtgcaAAACATCAAACTATCTCATCTCCACTGACCTGACAAACATGTCCAGGGATACCACCTGCTACATAGGAAAACTAAG GTCCAATGTCCTGGGTACAAAGTTCACAGTTTATG GTGGAGAAAACCCTGAGAAGAAGCCTTTTGTCAAAGAGTGTGAATCAGTAAGGCAAGAGCTGGCAGCCATTTGCTAT GAGACAAATGTTCTGGGATTTAAAGGTCCCAGGAAAATGACAGTGATCATCCCTGGCATGCTGGAAAACGGTGAAAGAGTGTCCATTCGTCccaaaaat GATCTTGAGACCCTGCTGGTCTGCCATGCCAACAGCAACACTGACAAACTGATCACCCTGATGAACAAATCCCCGAGCTGGAATGAACAGACTCAGTCCTATGTGCTTAATTTCCATGGGCGTGTCACCCAGGCCTCTGTCAAAAACTTCCAGATCATCCACCCTGACAACG ATGACTACATAGTGATGCAGTTTGGACGTGTTGCGGAGAACGTCTTCTCCATGGATTACAGTTTCCCCTTGTGTGCTCTTCAAGCCTTTGCTATCACTTTGTCTTCCTTTGATGGCAAACTGGCCTGTGAGTGA
- the ube2ib gene encoding SUMO-conjugating enzyme UBC9-A — translation MSGIALSRLAQERKAWRKDHPFGFVAVPTKNPDGTMNLMNWECAIPGKKGTPWEGGLFKLRMLFKDDYPSSPPKCKFEPPLFHPNVYPSGTVCLSILEEDKDWRPAITIKQILLGIQELLNEPNIQDPAQAEAYTIYCQNRVEYEKRVRAQAKKFSPS, via the exons ATGTCTGGCATTGCATTGAGCCGGCTTGCCCAGGAGCGCAAGGCATGGCGGAAGGACCATCCTTTT GGATTTGTTGCTGTACCAACAAAAAATCCAGATGGAACCATGAATCTCATGAATTGGGAATGTGCTATTCCTGGCAAGAAAGGG ACTCCATGGGAAGGAGGCCTTTTCAAACTGCGCATGTTGTTCAAGGATGACTATCCTTCTTCACCTCCAAAAT gtAAATTTGAGCCTCCACTCTTCCATCCAAATGTGTATCCATCAGGCACAGTATGCCTATCTATTCTAGAGGAGGACAAGGACTGGAGACCGGCCATCACAATAAAGCAG ATCTTATTAGGTATCCAGGAACTCCTAAATGAGCCAAATATCCAGGATCCAGCCCAAGCAGAGGCTTACACAATCTACTG CCAAAACAGAGTAGAATATGAAAAAAGAGTTCGAGCACAAGCCAAAAAATTCTCCCCCTCATAA
- the LOC134003281 gene encoding interleukin-21 receptor, whose product MDPSSPLRLMLFLFLFLSPNIICLHGYSPTDVDHSFHCTNDYLSTINCSLSISPSEIPSDTNSSYWLYLQKDCEKDEGLEGVVCMLTNTNGDDFCAVNTSDAKSEHLFCPSTFVDTDYIDISLCHNKSDGSKSCNVLDDMYEVVKNVKPNAPCCLAVSQNASQHHFTWKSTYEEFIPFSSLDKNLKYQLHYYKRRDKQKAFQDINTDNVWFSTDDHKLVANTEYAARVRSSPNGNFFKGEWSGWSSEVHWTTDSPPSNFTTLAFVSGLGMKMIIPLFVIVPLILLLCYAPIKKWRRGTFIPTPAPYFHTLYSDCQGDFRSWVVTQENTTDMLKAEQTLLIDTLTEYACVQEEDIPPDFQQNAMGGSTYENIMNSDCDPSLLGIPYAVSTMAPMSDSGSPLTSCTLSLQSGSPAEGDSGCWLCSEYCTLSSFQHSCSVPAEHSGKPLTKSCSTEMIRVDAIAEA is encoded by the exons ATGGATCCAAGCTCTCCACTGAGGCTgatgctgtttctgtttctgttcttgTCTCCCAACATCATCTGTCTGCATGGATATTCTCCTACAG ATGTGGACCACAGTTTTCACTGTACGAATGATTACCTGTCCACCATAAACTGCTCCCTGAGCATCAGTCCATCAGAAATCCCTTCAGACACCAACAGCTCGTACTGGCTCTATCTCCAAAAAGATTGTGAAAA GGACGAGGGACTAGAGGGGGTTGTTTGCATGCTAACAAACACCAATGGGGATGATTTCTGTGCCGTTAACACCTCAGATGCAAAGTCTGAACACTTGTTCTGTCCAAGTACTTTTGTGGATACAGATTACATTgacatctctctctgtcacaacAAAAGTGATGGCTCTAAAAGCTGCAATGTGCTGGATGACATGTATGAGGTTGTGAAAAACG TTAAACCAAACGCACCGTGCTGTCTAGCAGTTAGTCAAAATGCAAGCCAACACCACTTCACCTGGAAAAGTACCTATGAAGAATTTATTCCTTTCTCCAGCCTGGACAAAAACCTGAAGTATCAGCTCCACTACTACAAAAGACGAGACAAGCAGAAA GCGTTTCAAGATATCAACACAGACAATGTGTGGTTCTCTACTGATGATCATAAATTGGTGGCAAACACTGAATATGCTGCAAGAGTGCGGTCCAGCCCTAATGGTAATTTTTTCAAAGGAGAGTGGAGCGGCTGGTCCTCTGAGGTTCACTGGACGACGGACTCACCCCCCAGTA ATTTCACAACTCTTGCATTTGTTTCTGGACTGGGTATGAAGATGATCATCCCCTTATTTGTGATAGTACCACTCATCCTACTTTTGTGCTATGCTCCAATTAAGAA ATGGAGGCGAGGTACCTTTATCCCAACTCCAGCACCTTATTTCCACACATTATACAGTGACTGCCAAGGTGATTTCAGG AGCTGGGTGGTTACACAAGAAAACACGACAGACATGCTGAAAGCTGAGCAAACGCTCCTCATTGACACCCTCACCGAGTATGCATGTGTGCAGGAGGAGGACATTCCACCTGATTTTCAACAGAATGCCATGGGGGGCAGCACATACGAAAATATAATGAACTCAGACTGCGATCCTTCTCTATTGGGCATCCCGTACGCAGTGAGTACCATGGCTCCAATGTCAGATTCAGGGAGCCCGCTGACGAGCTGCACTCTCAGCCTTCAGTCCGGGAGCCCTGCTGAAGGAGACTCTGGCTGCTGGCTCTGCAGTGAGTACTGCACCTTGAGCTCCTTCCAACACTCCTGTTCAGTCCCAGCAGAGCACAGTGGGAAGCCCCTGACGAAATCCTGCTCAACAGAAATGATCAGAGTGGATGCCATCGCGGAAGCATAA